The following proteins come from a genomic window of Aquimarina sp. MAR_2010_214:
- a CDS encoding ester cyclase encodes MKNEQDLSNHFPKKLVLDFFDRVWSAPHELDAIDELMTEDYTITTAGKKITGRKEFKKWVGEFQKQLLDAKTENIELFYNEKKDKIVSRWKCSGKNNGLFGVEPDNRFVFFTGIAIWFIKEDRLSECWVERSAYELYQDLISGKRENDFV; translated from the coding sequence ATGAAAAATGAGCAAGATTTATCAAACCATTTTCCAAAAAAACTAGTGCTGGATTTTTTTGACAGGGTTTGGAGTGCACCTCATGAATTAGATGCAATTGATGAACTAATGACAGAAGACTATACCATTACCACAGCAGGAAAAAAAATAACAGGAAGAAAAGAATTTAAAAAATGGGTAGGTGAATTTCAGAAACAACTTCTTGACGCAAAAACAGAAAATATAGAACTATTCTACAACGAAAAAAAAGATAAAATTGTTTCAAGATGGAAATGCTCTGGAAAAAATAATGGCCTTTTTGGAGTAGAGCCAGATAACCGATTTGTATTTTTTACCGGAATAGCTATTTGGTTTATAAAAGAAGATAGGCTTTCTGAGTGTTGGGTAGAACGAAGTGCCTACGAATTGTATCAAGACCTTATTTCAGGAAAAAGAGAAAATGACTTTGTATAA
- a CDS encoding LytTR family DNA-binding domain-containing protein, whose protein sequence is MKMRCLIVDDEPLARKGLEDFVYQTPFLEHVKSLASAIETIEFLKENPIDILFLDIQMPDMTGVELIKSFQNPPQVIFTTAHREFALDGFELDVIDFLLKPFSYSRFLKAVNKIVVVDDKKEKNNVAKNHIFIKCNGMITKVFVDDITFIETAKDYIQIHTIHDKYLTLVSLKHIEEELPKEKFIRVHRYYLVGLSHIKKLEGNLIYVGDHKIKISRTLRNEVYKTIIGNTFIGRL, encoded by the coding sequence ATGAAAATGAGATGTTTAATAGTTGATGATGAACCTCTAGCGAGAAAAGGATTAGAGGATTTTGTATATCAAACTCCATTTTTAGAACACGTAAAATCATTAGCTTCTGCTATAGAAACAATAGAATTCTTGAAAGAAAACCCTATAGATATTCTGTTTTTAGATATACAGATGCCAGACATGACAGGGGTAGAGCTTATAAAATCATTTCAGAACCCTCCCCAAGTCATATTTACAACTGCTCATCGTGAATTTGCATTGGATGGTTTTGAACTGGATGTTATTGATTTTTTATTAAAACCTTTTTCTTATAGTAGATTTCTTAAAGCTGTCAATAAAATAGTAGTTGTTGATGATAAAAAAGAGAAAAATAACGTTGCTAAAAATCACATTTTCATTAAATGTAATGGAATGATTACCAAAGTTTTTGTTGATGATATCACTTTTATAGAAACAGCCAAAGATTACATTCAAATCCATACTATTCACGATAAATACCTAACACTTGTTTCTTTAAAGCATATAGAAGAAGAACTACCAAAAGAAAAATTTATAAGAGTACATCGGTATTATTTAGTAGGGTTAAGTCATATCAAAAAACTTGAAGGGAATTTAATTTATGTCGGAGATCATAAAATTAAAATTAGTAGAACACTTCGCAATGAAGTTTATAAAACTATTATAGGTAATACGTTTATAGGGCGTTTATGA
- a CDS encoding sensor histidine kinase: MNFDKVIKHIVFWGLFLLLWSVHDLNYHKDILANLKTNIFTFIPYTILVYLNLYVLMPKFLLKKKIISYVLILILAITIITIITSYYLSFYFKYIDIYLPTSDFFASIAGKIAIVTEVILSLGLSMTLFLTDEWYRKDQSVKEIEQKQLETELNLLKNQINPHFLFNSLNSIYIMLDKNLKSGKKMLLQFSEILSHQLYEANKKSIELEHEFENLTNYIDIEKVRHEDLVTVKYSFPDHQKNFRISPMLLLPLVENAFKHGQSSKGYWIHIESTIEYNNTLSFKVENTVSNENLKKPYKESKGIGLANVKRRLELIYPNKHLFNIECSNAMFIVHLKIQLNENEMFNS, encoded by the coding sequence ATGAACTTCGATAAAGTTATCAAGCATATTGTTTTTTGGGGTTTATTTCTCCTATTATGGAGTGTACATGACCTCAATTATCATAAAGATATATTGGCAAATCTAAAGACCAATATATTTACTTTTATCCCATACACTATTTTGGTTTATCTCAATCTTTATGTTTTAATGCCAAAATTTTTGTTGAAAAAAAAGATCATTAGCTATGTGTTAATACTGATCTTAGCGATTACCATTATTACTATTATAACATCTTATTATTTATCATTCTATTTTAAATATATAGATATCTATTTACCGACATCAGATTTTTTTGCAAGCATTGCAGGAAAAATTGCTATTGTAACTGAAGTTATTTTATCATTGGGTTTATCAATGACTTTATTTCTAACAGATGAGTGGTATCGAAAGGATCAATCGGTGAAAGAAATAGAACAAAAGCAATTAGAAACAGAATTGAACTTGTTAAAAAATCAAATCAATCCACATTTTCTTTTTAATTCCTTAAATAGTATTTATATCATGCTGGATAAAAATCTAAAGAGCGGTAAGAAAATGTTACTTCAATTCTCAGAAATATTAAGTCATCAATTATATGAAGCAAATAAAAAAAGTATTGAACTAGAACATGAATTTGAAAATTTAACCAATTATATAGATATAGAAAAAGTAAGACATGAAGACCTTGTTACAGTAAAGTATTCTTTTCCTGATCATCAAAAGAATTTTAGAATATCCCCAATGCTTTTATTACCTCTTGTTGAAAATGCTTTTAAGCATGGACAAAGCAGTAAAGGGTATTGGATACATATCGAATCCACAATAGAATATAATAATACATTAAGTTTTAAGGTTGAAAACACTGTTTCAAATGAAAACCTTAAGAAACCATATAAAGAAAGTAAAGGTATCGGATTAGCTAATGTAAAAAGAAGGTTAGAACTAATTTACCCAAATAAGCACTTATTTAATATAGAATGTAGTAACGCTATGTTTATAGTGCATTTAAAAATACAGCTAAATGAAAATGAGATGTTTAATAGTTGA
- a CDS encoding amidohydrolase family protein, with amino-acid sequence MKKLCTLVLIVFLGFSCNSQKANTTAYYVRKNFDSQVVKLTGGNWFNGKTFEKKTIWLRDGLIYFSNTKKEVDTIVDLSNKYVIPPFAEAHNHNLESKHELDKRIKSYLNNGIFYVKLLSSIKKRIDPLMHHYNKPDGIDVSMAHAPLTANGGHPIRLRKKHLGYGYFRGLFNTIEEIEFHGYVKINKQEDLDHKWNKILSFSPDFIKLNLLYSEEYEKRKNDTLYFGRKGLNPKLVPEIVKKAHANNLRVSAHVETAYDFHIAINAGVDEIAHLPEISNGQLINKEDVILAKERGVTIVTTVSLILKRQKKLNYKDLVKNIASNLRLLQQEGVTLAIGSDQYNGNSVGEFQFLYELNIFSNHELLKMWTENATKTIFPNRKVGELKEGYEASFLVLDKNPLKDISNINKSIVTRVKQGSFLK; translated from the coding sequence ATGAAAAAATTATGCACACTTGTTTTAATTGTGTTTTTAGGTTTTTCTTGTAATTCTCAAAAAGCCAATACTACTGCTTACTATGTAAGGAAGAATTTTGATAGTCAAGTTGTTAAGCTTACTGGAGGTAATTGGTTTAATGGAAAAACATTTGAAAAGAAAACGATTTGGCTTAGAGATGGTTTAATCTATTTCTCGAATACTAAAAAAGAAGTTGATACTATTGTAGATTTATCAAATAAATATGTGATTCCCCCATTTGCCGAAGCCCATAATCATAATCTTGAAAGCAAACATGAACTGGATAAACGAATTAAATCTTACTTGAACAATGGAATATTTTATGTTAAACTCCTATCAAGCATAAAAAAAAGAATCGATCCTTTAATGCATCATTATAACAAACCAGATGGTATTGATGTAAGCATGGCACATGCCCCTTTAACTGCCAATGGGGGGCATCCAATACGTTTGCGTAAAAAACATCTTGGTTATGGATACTTTAGAGGATTGTTTAATACAATAGAAGAGATTGAGTTTCATGGTTATGTTAAAATAAACAAACAGGAAGATTTAGATCATAAATGGAATAAGATCTTGTCATTTTCCCCGGATTTCATCAAATTAAACCTTCTTTATTCAGAAGAATATGAAAAAAGAAAAAATGATACTTTATATTTTGGTAGAAAAGGGTTGAATCCCAAATTAGTTCCGGAAATTGTGAAAAAAGCTCATGCCAACAATTTAAGAGTAAGTGCTCATGTCGAAACCGCATATGATTTTCATATTGCGATCAATGCAGGAGTTGATGAAATAGCACACCTTCCTGAAATATCTAATGGGCAGCTTATTAATAAAGAAGATGTTATTTTGGCTAAAGAAAGAGGAGTAACTATTGTCACCACAGTATCTCTAATTCTAAAAAGACAAAAAAAATTAAACTATAAAGATTTGGTTAAAAATATAGCATCCAACTTAAGGTTATTACAGCAAGAAGGCGTAACATTAGCAATAGGTTCTGATCAATACAATGGAAATTCTGTTGGTGAGTTTCAGTTTTTGTATGAACTGAATATTTTTAGCAACCATGAATTACTTAAAATGTGGACAGAAAATGCTACGAAAACTATTTTTCCTAACCGTAAAGTAGGAGAGTTAAAAGAAGGTTATGAAGCTAGTTTTTTAGTGTTAGATAAAAACCCATTAAAAGATATTTCAAATATTAATAAAAGTATTGTAACCAGAGTTAAGCAAGGATCATTCTTAAAATAA
- a CDS encoding AraC family transcriptional regulator yields the protein MAFRIGKSVMLNFGDGLEPIFIFAGLAFLLLIGPLLRWYILGMTRPNFKLPKYYILEFVPFALIFIASLFVTKEWYENSKLVIIVFSSGLIFIYLHFAFYIALSWRILKRAKKDYEQEQQTKSRSAIFNWLDLLIVGFVVIWGSYVLNILDEAVPYIVGPIVYSIIIYFLNYKAFQLKATDLDGNVFKTTNNNLLFDEISKLIIDAKLYLEPDVSLAKLSAMIGKTTQLTSSVINQYAKRNFNDFINYYRIQDAKRMLSDTESDKYTISSIAFDTGFSSLSSFNGAFKKFEGITPSSFRKGRV from the coding sequence ATGGCATTTAGAATTGGTAAATCAGTCATGTTAAATTTTGGTGATGGTCTAGAACCAATATTTATTTTTGCAGGATTAGCATTTTTGTTACTAATCGGACCACTTTTAAGGTGGTATATTTTAGGGATGACACGCCCTAATTTTAAATTACCCAAATATTATATTTTAGAATTTGTTCCATTTGCTTTGATTTTTATTGCCAGTCTATTTGTGACTAAAGAATGGTACGAAAATAGTAAGCTGGTTATTATTGTTTTTTCGAGCGGCCTTATTTTTATATACCTACATTTTGCTTTTTATATCGCTTTGTCCTGGAGAATTTTAAAACGGGCAAAGAAAGACTACGAGCAAGAGCAACAAACAAAATCCCGAAGTGCTATATTTAATTGGTTAGATCTTTTAATTGTTGGCTTTGTGGTCATCTGGGGATCTTATGTTTTAAACATATTAGATGAGGCAGTACCTTATATTGTTGGTCCTATAGTATACTCTATAATCATCTATTTTTTAAATTATAAAGCGTTCCAGCTTAAAGCTACAGATCTAGACGGTAATGTGTTTAAGACAACTAATAATAACCTCTTATTTGATGAGATTTCAAAATTAATTATTGATGCTAAATTGTATCTCGAACCAGATGTGTCTCTAGCAAAACTGAGTGCCATGATAGGAAAAACCACACAACTAACATCCTCGGTTATTAATCAATATGCCAAACGAAATTTTAATGATTTTATAAATTATTATCGAATTCAAGATGCAAAGAGAATGCTTTCAGATACAGAAAGTGATAAATATACCATTTCATCAATTGCTTTTGATACAGGTTTTAGTAGCCTTTCCTCTTTTAATGGTGCCTTTAAGAAATTTGAAGGTATTACACCATCGTCGTTTAGAAAAGGTCGGGTTTGA
- a CDS encoding type 1 glutamine amidotransferase domain-containing protein, giving the protein MLKKYPILKWTLIVFGSIIILLFVFGWWFISLLPIEEMSIDVSATQTSDLPYLSEDIQPARGKILAIVTSAAIMGSTDKSTGYELTELSRAYYVFVANGFEVDIASPLGGEPPVVIDDDDMGKYDYAFLNDSIAQYKVKHSIPVKDINPERYEAVFFAGGKGAMFDFPENKDIQYIVRHLYQSNKVVGAVCHGPAALVNVTLDTGRSLLENKKVSSFTNDEELLLIPDAETIFPFFLQDKLVEQGARFNEGAMYLENISRDKNLVTGQNPWSTWELAETMIVALGYTPKYRKITAEENAMKVLIAYETGGTKKAKALIKQISAVEKKPLAREFIASHSVIAVMRGNIGRFFSLVNLTSYAKSQSKNI; this is encoded by the coding sequence ATGCTTAAAAAATATCCGATTTTGAAATGGACTCTAATTGTCTTTGGCAGTATAATTATCTTACTTTTTGTTTTTGGTTGGTGGTTTATAAGTTTACTACCCATAGAGGAAATGAGTATAGATGTATCTGCCACACAAACATCTGATTTGCCATATTTATCTGAAGATATCCAACCCGCACGAGGAAAAATCTTAGCTATAGTGACAAGCGCAGCTATTATGGGAAGCACCGATAAAAGTACTGGTTATGAATTAACCGAATTGTCACGTGCCTATTACGTTTTCGTGGCGAATGGGTTTGAAGTTGATATTGCTAGTCCATTAGGAGGAGAACCCCCAGTTGTGATTGATGATGATGACATGGGAAAATACGATTATGCGTTTTTAAATGATAGCATTGCCCAGTATAAAGTAAAACATAGTATTCCTGTAAAAGATATCAACCCAGAAAGATATGAGGCTGTTTTTTTTGCAGGAGGAAAAGGAGCAATGTTTGATTTCCCCGAGAATAAAGACATTCAATATATTGTACGTCACTTATATCAATCAAATAAGGTAGTTGGCGCAGTATGCCACGGACCTGCAGCTTTGGTAAATGTAACTTTAGACACTGGCCGATCTTTGCTAGAAAACAAAAAGGTAAGTAGCTTTACTAATGATGAAGAATTATTACTTATTCCTGATGCTGAGACTATATTTCCTTTCTTTTTGCAAGACAAATTAGTGGAGCAAGGAGCACGTTTTAATGAAGGAGCTATGTATTTAGAGAATATTAGTCGTGATAAAAACTTAGTGACAGGGCAAAACCCGTGGTCAACATGGGAATTAGCTGAAACCATGATTGTAGCACTAGGATATACTCCTAAATATAGAAAAATCACAGCAGAAGAAAATGCGATGAAGGTATTAATTGCATATGAAACTGGTGGGACTAAGAAAGCCAAAGCACTAATTAAACAAATATCGGCTGTTGAGAAGAAACCTTTGGCCAGAGAATTTATAGCGTCGCATAGTGTTATTGCAGTCATGAGAGGCAATATTGGACGATTTTTTAGCCTTGTTAATCTAACATCATATGCAAAAAGTCAATCTAAGAATATATAG
- a CDS encoding DUF6503 family protein, with translation MKLKIRMICIACILVNMTFAQNVKLSNSDSAKALIEKMVSKTGNYELLKKLKDVEFTYDFYNPETKKSDISIERYIFSGEVSWGQYKAHKLLVLPKEEGIVTQYYESDGDSWLSLNNNRLTDQRIVSSSIFLRKANYYWFTMMPKLLDAGVIYKKLQNRTYNKIDYNIVKIGFEKGVGEVQDDFILYINPTTFLVDRFLFTVKGSGLGILMMEIKYETVNGYTFMAKRKVIPADWDGNLKDKVLYEQITKNVKFNNGFKKELLAK, from the coding sequence ATGAAATTGAAAATACGCATGATATGCATAGCCTGCATACTAGTTAACATGACCTTTGCTCAAAATGTTAAGCTATCAAATAGTGATTCTGCTAAAGCCTTAATAGAAAAAATGGTCTCTAAAACAGGGAATTACGAATTATTGAAAAAGCTGAAAGATGTTGAGTTTACATATGATTTTTATAATCCAGAGACTAAAAAAAGTGATATCTCTATAGAGCGTTATATTTTTAGTGGAGAAGTGTCGTGGGGGCAATACAAAGCCCATAAGCTACTTGTATTACCTAAGGAAGAAGGAATAGTCACTCAATATTATGAAAGTGATGGTGATTCATGGTTGTCATTGAACAATAATAGATTAACGGATCAAAGAATAGTATCAAGTTCTATTTTTTTGCGTAAAGCCAACTATTATTGGTTTACCATGATGCCTAAGCTATTAGATGCAGGTGTTATATATAAAAAACTTCAGAATAGGACGTATAATAAGATTGATTACAACATAGTAAAAATAGGTTTTGAAAAAGGAGTCGGTGAAGTTCAAGATGATTTTATCCTATACATTAATCCAACTACTTTTCTTGTAGATCGATTTTTGTTTACAGTAAAAGGAAGTGGATTAGGGATATTAATGATGGAAATAAAATATGAAACCGTTAATGGATATACTTTTATGGCAAAACGAAAAGTGATTCCAGCAGATTGGGATGGTAATCTTAAAGATAAAGTACTCTATGAACAAATCACCAAAAATGTCAAATTCAATAACGGATTTAAAAAGGAATTGCTCGCAAAGTAA
- a CDS encoding TonB-dependent receptor domain-containing protein, whose protein sequence is MKTILSILMEDIKRMHLSIFLFLISIGVFGQSGTITGEILDQNTQESIPYVNVIVKSGEKITTGGITNDKGVFVVDKIPYGNYNFEVQFIGYKTVTKSIVIAQSKSKINLGTILIEEEAVALEGVEITTERSTIEQKIDRKVINVGKDLTTAGASASDIMSNIPSVSVNQDGEISLRGNENVRILVDGKPTNISATDLLQQIPSTSIKTIELITNPSSKYNPEGMSGIINIILKKSTRLGFNGSISSGVTFGEKARFNNSLSLNYRTGKTNFYGSYGNRFGEQVTDGTVTRTVEQTNQLTKNYNGRTSHLFKVGVDYYINERNTFSVYTNQNLFNADIEGKKTLTFFNDTPSNFTQFDAITKDNINATYNVDFLHSFVKDGHTIELELDYNTLESDIANDFKFTGNTPVNNYDEVVDDKRTNTTINLDYVNPLTDKSTLEIGVETRLRRTDNSYKTSRIDFMNSNFSYDRDIYSFYTTFGQNFNKWQYNIGVRLEDYNVTTQFNEIGEVQENFEDHLFNVFPSGFLKYTPDEEQKNSYQLSLSRRIDRPSLNQINPIRQISTPQIVIVGNPNLTPQFTNSIELNYNRKINKGNITFGGFYRKIKDEINRIGYFDQNNPALLILDYANFDSNDAYGIEFSASYRPTKWWNFNSSFDVYTRTQKGVIDGQNVKVNNTLLNAKLNNSFKATKNLTFQVFTFYSGPQKILQYELKENIFVNAGARYNFAKGKGTFSVNFNDIFRTQRFAFEAYRTIIQEGEFKRDSQSVYFGLSYRFGGGKNKRLKRKNRDKNEKTDKFL, encoded by the coding sequence ATGAAAACAATCTTATCTATTCTTATGGAAGATATTAAAAGAATGCATTTATCTATATTCCTTTTCCTTATTTCGATTGGTGTTTTTGGACAATCGGGTACAATTACAGGAGAAATATTAGATCAAAACACACAAGAGTCAATACCCTATGTGAATGTAATTGTAAAATCTGGAGAAAAGATCACTACTGGTGGGATTACAAATGATAAAGGCGTATTTGTTGTAGACAAAATCCCTTATGGGAATTATAATTTTGAAGTTCAGTTTATTGGATATAAAACAGTTACAAAGAGTATTGTTATTGCTCAATCAAAAAGCAAAATCAATCTAGGGACTATTTTGATTGAAGAAGAAGCTGTTGCTCTTGAAGGAGTCGAAATTACTACCGAACGTTCGACTATTGAACAAAAAATAGATAGAAAGGTAATTAATGTAGGAAAAGATTTAACTACTGCAGGTGCTTCGGCCAGTGATATTATGAGTAATATTCCTTCGGTAAGTGTTAATCAGGATGGTGAAATTTCGCTTCGCGGAAATGAAAATGTTCGTATCCTGGTGGATGGAAAACCAACCAATATTAGTGCTACTGATCTATTACAACAAATACCATCTACATCAATTAAAACCATAGAATTGATCACCAATCCTTCATCAAAATACAATCCTGAAGGCATGAGTGGAATTATTAATATCATCCTAAAAAAGAGTACCCGATTGGGTTTCAATGGATCCATAAGTTCTGGAGTAACTTTTGGAGAAAAAGCACGATTCAACAATTCATTAAGTCTGAATTATAGAACAGGAAAAACTAATTTCTATGGTAGTTATGGCAATCGTTTTGGGGAGCAAGTAACAGATGGTACGGTCACTAGAACCGTAGAGCAAACGAATCAATTAACCAAAAATTATAATGGTCGTACGTCACATCTATTTAAAGTAGGTGTCGATTATTACATCAATGAGAGAAACACATTTTCTGTGTATACCAATCAAAATTTGTTTAATGCAGATATTGAAGGTAAAAAAACACTTACTTTTTTTAATGATACTCCTTCAAACTTCACACAATTTGATGCCATAACAAAAGACAATATAAATGCTACTTATAATGTTGATTTTCTGCATTCGTTTGTAAAAGATGGACATACAATTGAACTCGAATTAGACTATAATACGCTAGAAAGTGATATTGCGAATGATTTTAAATTTACAGGAAATACACCTGTAAACAATTATGATGAAGTTGTAGATGATAAACGAACAAATACTACAATAAACCTGGATTATGTTAATCCGTTAACCGATAAATCAACCTTAGAAATTGGAGTAGAAACACGTTTACGACGTACAGATAACTCTTATAAAACAAGTCGTATTGATTTTATGAATTCGAACTTTTCTTATGATAGAGACATTTATTCATTTTATACAACTTTTGGTCAGAATTTTAATAAATGGCAATATAATATCGGAGTTCGATTAGAAGATTATAATGTGACTACTCAGTTTAATGAAATAGGGGAGGTTCAGGAGAATTTTGAAGACCATCTTTTTAATGTATTCCCTTCTGGGTTTTTAAAATACACACCCGATGAAGAACAAAAAAATTCATATCAATTAAGTCTTAGCAGGCGAATAGATAGGCCATCACTAAACCAAATTAATCCTATTCGACAGATTAGTACTCCTCAAATTGTTATCGTTGGTAACCCAAACTTAACTCCGCAGTTTACCAATTCTATTGAGCTTAATTACAATAGAAAAATAAACAAAGGAAATATAACGTTTGGTGGCTTTTATAGAAAAATTAAAGACGAAATTAATAGAATAGGCTATTTTGATCAAAACAATCCAGCACTACTCATTCTTGATTATGCAAATTTTGATAGTAATGATGCCTATGGAATCGAATTTTCGGCAAGTTACCGACCAACAAAATGGTGGAATTTCAATTCGAGCTTTGACGTGTATACCAGAACACAAAAAGGTGTCATTGACGGTCAAAACGTAAAGGTCAATAATACTTTATTAAACGCAAAGCTGAATAATAGTTTTAAAGCTACTAAAAACTTAACATTTCAGGTCTTTACTTTTTATAGTGGTCCACAAAAAATATTACAATATGAATTAAAAGAAAACATCTTTGTAAATGCTGGCGCACGTTACAATTTTGCCAAAGGAAAAGGAACCTTTAGTGTTAATTTTAATGACATTTTTAGAACACAACGATTTGCTTTTGAAGCCTATAGAACGATTATTCAAGAAGGTGAATTTAAAAGAGATAGTCAATCTGTTTATTTTGGACTTTCATACCGTTTTGGTGGAGGAAAAAACAAAAGACTAAAACGAAAAAACCGTGACAAAAATGAAAAAACCGATAAATTCTTATAA
- a CDS encoding sensor histidine kinase, producing MLYKIQSFLEASRFKYLIFGLLIFVFSASASSWYYSTTEELLITYGIRAILQIAMSYVIIEFLILHLLNKGKVLIFWISIIITLLTFYLICTLTYMHYFEPTFPTTYVNYIKRFTDTSLLGRFTNIGEFISKSLYLLYPTFLILVLKLYTEKQRLLKLNEQKKTTELAALKNQLNPHFLFNTLNNLHALALKKSDDTTKVIQKLSNILDYILYRCNENYVSLDKEIDLIENYLSLEKIRYADRVKISFSKNVTGQEKIAPLLLLTFIENAFKHGVKEEINQASIEINISKKGEQLVFNVKNSKPTGIGISINKDSIGLKNIKKQLELLYPKAYDLIIENKSNSFSANLKLDII from the coding sequence ATGTTATATAAAATCCAAAGCTTTCTGGAAGCTTCAAGATTTAAGTATCTTATATTTGGACTTTTGATTTTTGTCTTTTCCGCTTCAGCCTCTAGTTGGTATTATTCTACAACCGAAGAATTACTAATCACTTATGGTATAAGGGCTATACTACAAATTGCTATGTCATATGTGATTATAGAATTTTTAATTCTACATCTTTTAAATAAGGGTAAAGTTTTGATTTTTTGGATATCGATCATAATAACGTTGCTTACTTTTTACCTTATTTGTACCTTAACATATATGCATTATTTTGAACCTACCTTTCCTACAACTTATGTAAATTATATAAAACGTTTTACTGACACTTCTCTATTGGGTAGATTCACAAACATAGGCGAGTTTATATCAAAATCACTGTATTTACTATATCCAACATTCTTAATCCTGGTATTAAAACTTTATACAGAAAAGCAACGCTTATTGAAATTAAATGAGCAGAAAAAAACAACAGAACTTGCTGCTCTAAAAAATCAATTAAACCCTCACTTTTTATTTAATACATTAAATAATTTACACGCATTAGCTTTAAAAAAGTCTGATGATACCACCAAAGTAATTCAAAAACTTTCTAATATCCTGGATTATATCTTATATCGCTGTAATGAAAATTATGTATCATTAGATAAAGAAATTGATTTAATCGAGAACTATTTATCTTTAGAAAAAATCCGTTATGCGGATAGAGTAAAAATCTCTTTTAGTAAGAATGTAACGGGACAGGAAAAAATTGCTCCTTTATTATTGCTCACATTTATCGAAAATGCATTTAAGCACGGTGTTAAAGAAGAAATAAATCAAGCTAGTATCGAAATTAATATCTCTAAAAAGGGAGAGCAGTTAGTTTTTAATGTAAAAAATAGCAAACCTACAGGAATTGGTATTTCTATAAATAAAGACTCTATAGGTCTTAAAAACATAAAAAAACAGCTAGAATTATTGTATCCAAAAGCATATGATTTGATTATTGAAAACAAATCAAATTCATTTTCTGCTAATCTAAAATTAGATATTATATGA
- a CDS encoding LytTR family DNA-binding domain-containing protein, whose translation MSYTCLVVDDEPLARELIETYLHKLPDFELIASCSSAIEASSILSTTKIDLLFLDIEMPVLKGTDFFKNLVYKPQVIFTTAYRDYAVDGFELNAVDYLLKPIFFERFFLAIQKFLEQEKKSISYDSPENTTHKKIDFVFVNKAKKQIKVLFDDVLYIESLKDYIKIHIENKTLVIKESISNFEKRIDSRFVRIHRSYIVNQEKITAYTKNDVEIGEIEIPIGNSYKDNMSSFSNNS comes from the coding sequence ATGAGCTATACCTGTTTAGTTGTAGATGATGAACCTTTAGCTAGAGAATTAATTGAAACCTATCTACATAAACTTCCTGATTTTGAATTGATTGCTTCCTGCTCTAGTGCTATTGAAGCCAGTTCGATATTAAGTACTACAAAAATTGATTTACTTTTCTTAGATATTGAAATGCCAGTATTAAAAGGAACCGATTTTTTTAAAAACCTTGTGTATAAACCTCAAGTAATTTTTACTACTGCGTATCGTGATTATGCAGTAGACGGGTTTGAGTTAAATGCTGTAGATTATTTGTTGAAGCCCATATTTTTTGAACGTTTTTTCTTAGCTATCCAGAAGTTTTTAGAACAGGAAAAAAAGTCTATATCATATGACTCTCCAGAAAATACTACACATAAGAAAATAGATTTTGTTTTTGTAAATAAAGCAAAAAAACAAATAAAAGTACTTTTTGATGATGTTTTATATATTGAAAGCTTAAAGGATTATATTAAAATTCATATAGAAAATAAAACTCTGGTTATAAAAGAGAGTATCTCTAACTTTGAAAAACGCATCGATTCCCGATTTGTTCGTATTCATCGTTCATATATTGTGAATCAGGAAAAAATTACGGCTTACACCAAAAATGATGTAGAAATTGGTGAAATTGAAATTCCGATAGGGAACAGTTACAAGGATAATATGTCTAGTTTTTCAAATAATTCGTGA